In Callithrix jacchus isolate 240 chromosome 18, calJac240_pri, whole genome shotgun sequence, one DNA window encodes the following:
- the CFAP45 gene encoding cilia- and flagella-associated protein 45 isoform X3 — MPLSTAGLLSSSSAASNRSRNKNRYRTKAVSSEVDENLFGDIKSPAQGQSDSPIVLLRDKHTLQKSLTAVALDRKPETIQLITRDMVRELIVPTEDPSGESLIISPEEFERLKWGSHVLTREELEARDQAFKKEKEAIMDAVVTRKKIMKQKEMMWNNNKKLSDLEEVAKERAQNLLQRANKLRMEQEEELKDMSKIILNAKCHAIRDAQILEKQQIQKELDTEEKRLDQMMEVERQKSIQRQEELDRKRREERIRGRQQIVEQMEKNQEERSLLAEQREQEKEQMLEYMEQLQEEDLKDMERRQQQKLKMQAEIRRINDENQKQKAELLAQEKLADQMVMEFTKKKMAREAEFEAEQERIRREKEKEIARLRAMQEKVQDYQAEQDALRAKRNQEVADREWRRKEKENAQKKMETEAKLRKSRLEQVAFKEHALAVQVQRDRDEFERILRAQREQIEKERLEEEKKATGRLQHANELRRQVRENQQKQVQNRIATFEEGRRLKEEAQKRRERIDDIKRTKLKELRATGLPEKYCIEAERKANILPATSVN, encoded by the exons TCCCCAGCCCAGGGCCAGAGCGACAGCCCCATCGTGCTGCTCCGAGATAAGCATACCCTTCAAAAATCTCTCACTGCCGTGGCCTTGGATCGCAAGCCAGAGACTATCCAGCTCATCACTCGGGACATGGTCCGAGAACTCAT TGTTCCCACAGAGGATCCCTCCGGGGAATCCCTAATCATCAGTCCAGAGGAGTTTGAGCGACTCAAATGGGGATCCCATGTCCTGACCAGAGAAGAGCTTGAGGCCAGGGACCAGGCCTtcaagaaggagaaggaagccaTCATG GATGCAGTGGTGACACGAAAGAAGATCATGAAACAGAAGGAGATGATGTGGAACAACAACAAGAAGCTGAGCGACCTGGAGGAGGTGGCCAAGGAGCGGGCCCAGAACCTCCTGCAGAGAGCCAACAAGCTGCggatggagcaggaggaggagctcaAGGACATGAGCAAG ATTATCCTCAATGCTAAGTGCCATGCCATCCGGGATGCCCAAATCCTGGAGAAGCAGCAGATCCAAAAAGAATTGGACACAGAGGAGAAGCGGTTGGATCAGATGATGGAAGTGGAGCGGCAGAAATCCATTCAAAGGCAGGAGGAACTggacaggaagaggagggaggaaagaattcG aggaaggcagcaaattgtGGAACAGATGGAAAAGAACCAGGAGGAGCGATCGCTGCTTGCTGAGCAGCGGgagcaggagaaggagcagatgcTGGAATATATGGAGCAGCTCCAAGAAGAGGATCTAAAG GACATGGAACGAAGACAGCAGCAAAAACTGAAGATGCAAGCTGAGATTAGGCGCATCAATGACgaaaaccagaaacagaaagcagagctGCTGGCTCAGGAGAAGCTGGCGGACCAGATGGTGATGGAGTTTACCAAGAAGAAGATG GCTCGAGAAGCAGAGTTTGAGGCTGAGCAGGAGAGAATccggagggagaaagagaaggagatcGCCCGCCTGAGAGCCATGCAGGAGAAGGTCCAGGATTACCAGGCAGAACAG GATGCCTTGCGGGCCAAGCGCAACCAAGAGGTTGCAGACAGGGAGTGGcgcagaaaggaaaaggaaaatgcgCAGAAGAAGATGGAAACAGAAGCCAAGCTGCGGAAAAGTCGGCTCGAGCAGGTGGCTTTCAAGGAGCACGCTCTGGCTGTTCAGGTGCAGCGGGACCGGGATGAGTTCGAGAGGATTCTTCG GGCTCAGAGAGAACAGATTGAGAaggagaggctggaggaggagaaaaaggccACAGGGCGCTTACAGCATGCCAACGAGCTGCGGCGCCAGGTGCGCGAGAACCAGCAGAAGCAGGTGCAGAACCGGATTGCCACCTTTGAGGAGGGCCGGCGCCTCAAAGAGGAGGCCCAGAAACGGCGTGAGCGCATCGATGACATCAAGAGGACGAAGCTTAAGGAGCTGAG AGCCACTGGCCTTCCTGAGAAGTACTGCATTGAAGCTGAGCGCAAAGCTAACATCCTGCCAGCCACCTCTGTGAACTGA
- the VSIG8 gene encoding V-set and immunoglobulin domain-containing protein 8 produces MGAGGAFHLLLVCLSPALLSAVRINGDGQEVLYLAEGDNVRLGCPYVLDPEDYGPNGLDIEWMQVNSDPAHHRENVFLSYQDKRINHGNLPHLQQRVRFAASDPSQYDASINLMNLQVSDTATYECRVKKTTMATRKVIVTVQARPAVPMCWTEGHMTYGNDVVLKCYANGGSQPLSYKWAKISGHHYPYRAGSYISQHSYHSELSYQESFHNSISQGLNNGDLVLKDISRADDGLYQCTVANNVGYSVCVVEVKVSDSRRVGVIIGAVLGSLLALGCLAVGIWGLVCCCCGGSGGVARGAFGYSNGGGVGGGACGDLASEIREDAVAPGCKASGRGSRVTHLLGYPTQNVSRSLRRKYAPPPCGGPEDVALAPCTASAAACEAGPSPVYVKVKSAEPADCAEGLAQCKNGLLV; encoded by the exons ATGGGAGCTGGAGGAGCATTCCACCTACTGCTTGTGTGCCTGAGCCCAG CACTGCTGTCTGCTGTGCGGATCAACGGGGATGGACAGGAGGTCCTGTACCTGGCAGAAGGTGATAATGTGAGGCTGGGCTGCCCCTATGTCCTGGACCCTGAGGACTATGGTCCCAATGGGCTGGATATCGAGTGGATGCAGGTCAACTCAGACCCCGCCCACCACCGAGAGAACGTG TTCCTTAGTTACCAGGACAAGAGGATCAATCATGGCAACCTTCCCCATCTGCAGCAGAGGGTCCGCTTTGCAGCCTCGGACCCGAGCCAGTACGATGCCTCCATCAACCTCATGAACCTGCAGGTATCTGATACAGCCACCTATGAATGCCGGGTGAAGAAGACCACCATGGCCACCCGGAAGGTCATTGTCACTGTCCAAG CACGACCCGCAGTGCCCATGTGCTGGACTGAAGGCCACATGACATATGGCAACGACGTGGTGCTGAAGTGCTATGCCAATGGGGGCTCCCAGCCCCTCTCTTACAAGTGGGCCAAGATCAGTGGGCACCATTACCCCTATCGAGCTGGGTCGTACATCTCCCAGCACAGCTACCACTCTGAGCTGTCCTACCAGGAGTCCTTCCACAACTCCATAAGCCAAG GCCTGAACAATGGGGACCTGGTGTTGAAGGATATCTCCAGAGCAGATGATGGGCTGTATCAGTGCACAGTGGCCAACAACGTGGGCTATAGTGTTTGCGTGGTGGAGGTGAAGGTCTCAG ACTCCCGGCGTGTAGGCGTGATCATCGGCGCGGTGCTGGGCTCTCTGCTGGCGCTGGGCTGCCTGGCCGTAGGCATCTGGGGGCTCGTCTGCTGCTGCTGCGGGGGTTCCGGGGGCGTCGCCCGCGGTGCCTTCGGCTACAGCAACGGCGGCGGGGTCGGCGGAGGGGCCTGCGGCGACTTGGCTAGTGAGATCAG AGAGGACGCCGTGGCGCCCGGGTGCAAGGCCAGCGGGCGCGGCAGCCGCGTCACCCACCTCCTGGGGTACCCGACGCAGAACGTCAGCCGCTCCTTGCGCCGCAAGTACGCGCCTCCGCCCTGCGGTGGCCCCGAGGACGTGGCCCTGGCGCCCTGCACCGCCTCCGCCGCCGCCTGCGAAGCGGGCCCCTCCCCGGTCTACGTCAAGGTCAAGAGCGCAGAGCCGGCCGACTGTGCCGAGGGGCTGGCGCAGTGCAAGAACGGTCTCCTGGTGTGA
- the CFAP45 gene encoding cilia- and flagella-associated protein 45 isoform X2 translates to MQPIEPLSTAGLLSSSSAASNRSRNKNRYRTKAVSSEVDENLFGDIKSPAQGQSDSPIVLLRDKHTLQKSLTAVALDRKPETIQLITRDMVRELIVPTEDPSGESLIISPEEFERLKWGSHVLTREELEARDQAFKKEKEAIMDAVVTRKKIMKQKEMMWNNNKKLSDLEEVAKERAQNLLQRANKLRMEQEEELKDMSKIILNAKCHAIRDAQILEKQQIQKELDTEEKRLDQMMEVERQKSIQRQEELDRKRREERIRGRQQIVEQMEKNQEERSLLAEQREQEKEQMLEYMEQLQEEDLKDMERRQQQKLKMQAEIRRINDENQKQKAELLAQEKLADQMVMEFTKKKMAREAEFEAEQERIRREKEKEIARLRAMQEKVQDYQAEQDALRAKRNQEVADREWRRKEKENAQKKMETEAKLRKSRLEQVAFKEHALAVQVQRDRDEFERILRAQREQIEKERLEEEKKATGRLQHANELRRQVRENQQKQVQNRIATFEEGRRLKEEAQKRRERIDDIKRTKLKELRATGLPEKYCIEAERKANILPATSVN, encoded by the exons TCCCCAGCCCAGGGCCAGAGCGACAGCCCCATCGTGCTGCTCCGAGATAAGCATACCCTTCAAAAATCTCTCACTGCCGTGGCCTTGGATCGCAAGCCAGAGACTATCCAGCTCATCACTCGGGACATGGTCCGAGAACTCAT TGTTCCCACAGAGGATCCCTCCGGGGAATCCCTAATCATCAGTCCAGAGGAGTTTGAGCGACTCAAATGGGGATCCCATGTCCTGACCAGAGAAGAGCTTGAGGCCAGGGACCAGGCCTtcaagaaggagaaggaagccaTCATG GATGCAGTGGTGACACGAAAGAAGATCATGAAACAGAAGGAGATGATGTGGAACAACAACAAGAAGCTGAGCGACCTGGAGGAGGTGGCCAAGGAGCGGGCCCAGAACCTCCTGCAGAGAGCCAACAAGCTGCggatggagcaggaggaggagctcaAGGACATGAGCAAG ATTATCCTCAATGCTAAGTGCCATGCCATCCGGGATGCCCAAATCCTGGAGAAGCAGCAGATCCAAAAAGAATTGGACACAGAGGAGAAGCGGTTGGATCAGATGATGGAAGTGGAGCGGCAGAAATCCATTCAAAGGCAGGAGGAACTggacaggaagaggagggaggaaagaattcG aggaaggcagcaaattgtGGAACAGATGGAAAAGAACCAGGAGGAGCGATCGCTGCTTGCTGAGCAGCGGgagcaggagaaggagcagatgcTGGAATATATGGAGCAGCTCCAAGAAGAGGATCTAAAG GACATGGAACGAAGACAGCAGCAAAAACTGAAGATGCAAGCTGAGATTAGGCGCATCAATGACgaaaaccagaaacagaaagcagagctGCTGGCTCAGGAGAAGCTGGCGGACCAGATGGTGATGGAGTTTACCAAGAAGAAGATG GCTCGAGAAGCAGAGTTTGAGGCTGAGCAGGAGAGAATccggagggagaaagagaaggagatcGCCCGCCTGAGAGCCATGCAGGAGAAGGTCCAGGATTACCAGGCAGAACAG GATGCCTTGCGGGCCAAGCGCAACCAAGAGGTTGCAGACAGGGAGTGGcgcagaaaggaaaaggaaaatgcgCAGAAGAAGATGGAAACAGAAGCCAAGCTGCGGAAAAGTCGGCTCGAGCAGGTGGCTTTCAAGGAGCACGCTCTGGCTGTTCAGGTGCAGCGGGACCGGGATGAGTTCGAGAGGATTCTTCG GGCTCAGAGAGAACAGATTGAGAaggagaggctggaggaggagaaaaaggccACAGGGCGCTTACAGCATGCCAACGAGCTGCGGCGCCAGGTGCGCGAGAACCAGCAGAAGCAGGTGCAGAACCGGATTGCCACCTTTGAGGAGGGCCGGCGCCTCAAAGAGGAGGCCCAGAAACGGCGTGAGCGCATCGATGACATCAAGAGGACGAAGCTTAAGGAGCTGAG AGCCACTGGCCTTCCTGAGAAGTACTGCATTGAAGCTGAGCGCAAAGCTAACATCCTGCCAGCCACCTCTGTGAACTGA
- the CFAP45 gene encoding cilia- and flagella-associated protein 45 isoform X1 has translation MVRENLRWGLLNLPLSTAGLLSSSSAASNRSRNKNRYRTKAVSSEVDENLFGDIKSPAQGQSDSPIVLLRDKHTLQKSLTAVALDRKPETIQLITRDMVRELIVPTEDPSGESLIISPEEFERLKWGSHVLTREELEARDQAFKKEKEAIMDAVVTRKKIMKQKEMMWNNNKKLSDLEEVAKERAQNLLQRANKLRMEQEEELKDMSKIILNAKCHAIRDAQILEKQQIQKELDTEEKRLDQMMEVERQKSIQRQEELDRKRREERIRGRQQIVEQMEKNQEERSLLAEQREQEKEQMLEYMEQLQEEDLKDMERRQQQKLKMQAEIRRINDENQKQKAELLAQEKLADQMVMEFTKKKMAREAEFEAEQERIRREKEKEIARLRAMQEKVQDYQAEQDALRAKRNQEVADREWRRKEKENAQKKMETEAKLRKSRLEQVAFKEHALAVQVQRDRDEFERILRAQREQIEKERLEEEKKATGRLQHANELRRQVRENQQKQVQNRIATFEEGRRLKEEAQKRRERIDDIKRTKLKELRATGLPEKYCIEAERKANILPATSVN, from the exons TCCCCAGCCCAGGGCCAGAGCGACAGCCCCATCGTGCTGCTCCGAGATAAGCATACCCTTCAAAAATCTCTCACTGCCGTGGCCTTGGATCGCAAGCCAGAGACTATCCAGCTCATCACTCGGGACATGGTCCGAGAACTCAT TGTTCCCACAGAGGATCCCTCCGGGGAATCCCTAATCATCAGTCCAGAGGAGTTTGAGCGACTCAAATGGGGATCCCATGTCCTGACCAGAGAAGAGCTTGAGGCCAGGGACCAGGCCTtcaagaaggagaaggaagccaTCATG GATGCAGTGGTGACACGAAAGAAGATCATGAAACAGAAGGAGATGATGTGGAACAACAACAAGAAGCTGAGCGACCTGGAGGAGGTGGCCAAGGAGCGGGCCCAGAACCTCCTGCAGAGAGCCAACAAGCTGCggatggagcaggaggaggagctcaAGGACATGAGCAAG ATTATCCTCAATGCTAAGTGCCATGCCATCCGGGATGCCCAAATCCTGGAGAAGCAGCAGATCCAAAAAGAATTGGACACAGAGGAGAAGCGGTTGGATCAGATGATGGAAGTGGAGCGGCAGAAATCCATTCAAAGGCAGGAGGAACTggacaggaagaggagggaggaaagaattcG aggaaggcagcaaattgtGGAACAGATGGAAAAGAACCAGGAGGAGCGATCGCTGCTTGCTGAGCAGCGGgagcaggagaaggagcagatgcTGGAATATATGGAGCAGCTCCAAGAAGAGGATCTAAAG GACATGGAACGAAGACAGCAGCAAAAACTGAAGATGCAAGCTGAGATTAGGCGCATCAATGACgaaaaccagaaacagaaagcagagctGCTGGCTCAGGAGAAGCTGGCGGACCAGATGGTGATGGAGTTTACCAAGAAGAAGATG GCTCGAGAAGCAGAGTTTGAGGCTGAGCAGGAGAGAATccggagggagaaagagaaggagatcGCCCGCCTGAGAGCCATGCAGGAGAAGGTCCAGGATTACCAGGCAGAACAG GATGCCTTGCGGGCCAAGCGCAACCAAGAGGTTGCAGACAGGGAGTGGcgcagaaaggaaaaggaaaatgcgCAGAAGAAGATGGAAACAGAAGCCAAGCTGCGGAAAAGTCGGCTCGAGCAGGTGGCTTTCAAGGAGCACGCTCTGGCTGTTCAGGTGCAGCGGGACCGGGATGAGTTCGAGAGGATTCTTCG GGCTCAGAGAGAACAGATTGAGAaggagaggctggaggaggagaaaaaggccACAGGGCGCTTACAGCATGCCAACGAGCTGCGGCGCCAGGTGCGCGAGAACCAGCAGAAGCAGGTGCAGAACCGGATTGCCACCTTTGAGGAGGGCCGGCGCCTCAAAGAGGAGGCCCAGAAACGGCGTGAGCGCATCGATGACATCAAGAGGACGAAGCTTAAGGAGCTGAG AGCCACTGGCCTTCCTGAGAAGTACTGCATTGAAGCTGAGCGCAAAGCTAACATCCTGCCAGCCACCTCTGTGAACTGA
- the CFAP45 gene encoding cilia- and flagella-associated protein 45 isoform X4: MVRELIVPTEDPSGESLIISPEEFERLKWGSHVLTREELEARDQAFKKEKEAIMDAVVTRKKIMKQKEMMWNNNKKLSDLEEVAKERAQNLLQRANKLRMEQEEELKDMSKIILNAKCHAIRDAQILEKQQIQKELDTEEKRLDQMMEVERQKSIQRQEELDRKRREERIRGRQQIVEQMEKNQEERSLLAEQREQEKEQMLEYMEQLQEEDLKDMERRQQQKLKMQAEIRRINDENQKQKAELLAQEKLADQMVMEFTKKKMAREAEFEAEQERIRREKEKEIARLRAMQEKVQDYQAEQDALRAKRNQEVADREWRRKEKENAQKKMETEAKLRKSRLEQVAFKEHALAVQVQRDRDEFERILRAQREQIEKERLEEEKKATGRLQHANELRRQVRENQQKQVQNRIATFEEGRRLKEEAQKRRERIDDIKRTKLKELRATGLPEKYCIEAERKANILPATSVN, encoded by the exons ATGGTCCGAGAACTCAT TGTTCCCACAGAGGATCCCTCCGGGGAATCCCTAATCATCAGTCCAGAGGAGTTTGAGCGACTCAAATGGGGATCCCATGTCCTGACCAGAGAAGAGCTTGAGGCCAGGGACCAGGCCTtcaagaaggagaaggaagccaTCATG GATGCAGTGGTGACACGAAAGAAGATCATGAAACAGAAGGAGATGATGTGGAACAACAACAAGAAGCTGAGCGACCTGGAGGAGGTGGCCAAGGAGCGGGCCCAGAACCTCCTGCAGAGAGCCAACAAGCTGCggatggagcaggaggaggagctcaAGGACATGAGCAAG ATTATCCTCAATGCTAAGTGCCATGCCATCCGGGATGCCCAAATCCTGGAGAAGCAGCAGATCCAAAAAGAATTGGACACAGAGGAGAAGCGGTTGGATCAGATGATGGAAGTGGAGCGGCAGAAATCCATTCAAAGGCAGGAGGAACTggacaggaagaggagggaggaaagaattcG aggaaggcagcaaattgtGGAACAGATGGAAAAGAACCAGGAGGAGCGATCGCTGCTTGCTGAGCAGCGGgagcaggagaaggagcagatgcTGGAATATATGGAGCAGCTCCAAGAAGAGGATCTAAAG GACATGGAACGAAGACAGCAGCAAAAACTGAAGATGCAAGCTGAGATTAGGCGCATCAATGACgaaaaccagaaacagaaagcagagctGCTGGCTCAGGAGAAGCTGGCGGACCAGATGGTGATGGAGTTTACCAAGAAGAAGATG GCTCGAGAAGCAGAGTTTGAGGCTGAGCAGGAGAGAATccggagggagaaagagaaggagatcGCCCGCCTGAGAGCCATGCAGGAGAAGGTCCAGGATTACCAGGCAGAACAG GATGCCTTGCGGGCCAAGCGCAACCAAGAGGTTGCAGACAGGGAGTGGcgcagaaaggaaaaggaaaatgcgCAGAAGAAGATGGAAACAGAAGCCAAGCTGCGGAAAAGTCGGCTCGAGCAGGTGGCTTTCAAGGAGCACGCTCTGGCTGTTCAGGTGCAGCGGGACCGGGATGAGTTCGAGAGGATTCTTCG GGCTCAGAGAGAACAGATTGAGAaggagaggctggaggaggagaaaaaggccACAGGGCGCTTACAGCATGCCAACGAGCTGCGGCGCCAGGTGCGCGAGAACCAGCAGAAGCAGGTGCAGAACCGGATTGCCACCTTTGAGGAGGGCCGGCGCCTCAAAGAGGAGGCCCAGAAACGGCGTGAGCGCATCGATGACATCAAGAGGACGAAGCTTAAGGAGCTGAG AGCCACTGGCCTTCCTGAGAAGTACTGCATTGAAGCTGAGCGCAAAGCTAACATCCTGCCAGCCACCTCTGTGAACTGA